In a genomic window of Magnolia sinica isolate HGM2019 chromosome 14, MsV1, whole genome shotgun sequence:
- the LOC131225190 gene encoding metalloendoproteinase 2-MMP-like, translating to MASEQCSSLVTCALLHLVILLFLPLLIQSHSTHQYQHQNQQPFKSLEGCHKGQTIKGLHAIKQYLEMFGYLPHHHNNNTSGGDDDTFDDSLESAVKTYQLNYHLSVTGTLDAKTLQDMALPRCGVPDIVDGRTSMRSGKKRHLGSTTQHTVAHFTFFDGNPRWPSSKKHLTYGFLPGIQVIGTQDLRSACSNAFNRWASVSNFTFEETQDYNSADLKIGFFRGDHGDGAPFNGPGNVIAHAFAPTRGWFHFDADEKWATNIASDAFDVESVAVHEIGHLLGLGHSSVGNAIMFPSISIGVRKVELHGDDVQGIQTLYNLNQ from the coding sequence atgGCATCCGAACAATGTTCTTCTCTTGTAACATGCGCCCTTCTTCATCTGGTCATCCTTCTTTTTCTCCCTCTTCTCATTCAATCTCATTCCACTCACCAATATCAACACCAAAACCAACAACCCTTTAAGTCTCTAGAAGGTTGCCACAAGGGCCAGACCATCAAAGGCCTCCATGCAATCAAGCAATATCTTGAGATGTTTGGTTACCTCCCTCACCATCACAACAACAATACCAGCGGTGGTGATGACGACACGTTTGATGATTCCCTGGAGTCGGCCGTCAAGACTTACCAGCTCAACTACCATCTCAGTGTCACTGGCACACTTGATGCGAAGACGCTGCAAGACATGGCGTTGCCACGGTGTGGTGTCCCAGACATTGTAGATGGACGTACTTCGATGCGTTCTGGGAAAAAGCGTCATCTTGGGTCCACCACACAGCACACAGTGGCCCATTTCACCTTCTTTGACGGCAACCCCAGGTGGCCTTCTTCCAAGAAACACCTCACCTATGGTTTCCTCCCTGGAATCCAAGTCATTGGGACACAGGACCTGAGGTCTGCCTGCTCAAACGCTTTCAATAGGTGGGCGAGCGTGAGCAATTTCACGTTTGAGGAAACACAAGATTATAACTCTGCTGATCTTAAGATCGGATTTTTTAGGGGAGATCATGGTGATGGGGCCCCATTCAATGGGCCTGGCAATGTAATTGCACATGCATTTGCACCGACCAGGGGGTGGTTCCATTTCGATGCAGATGAGAAGTGGGCCACTAACATAGCTAGTGATGCCTTCGATGTGGAATCTGTTGCGGTGCATGAGATTGGGCATTTACTTGGACTTGGGCACTCATCGGTGGGGAATGCTATAATGTTTCCCTCTATTTCCATTGGTGTGAGGAAAGTGGAACTGCATGGGGATGATGTACAGGGAATTCAAACCCTGTATAATCTAAACCAATGA
- the LOC131225807 gene encoding uncharacterized protein LOC131225807 → MEKIIQERFMANDGKMKLKAMLPTHSSSEIHSGKLQNLGLISILDYTCNAIPNQPGKVEEWKPMMKRLVSFSSIRRSKRCFVPNLWERNTMWQNNRFLFLLSF, encoded by the exons ATGGAAAAGATCATTCAAGAGAG GTTTATGGCTAATGATGGGAAGATGAAGCTGAAGGCAATGCTTCCAACCCATTCCTCTTCAGAAATACATTCTGGAAAACTTCAGAACCTTGGTCTGATTTCTATTCTTGATTATACCTGCAATGCCATTCCAAATCAGCCTGGAAA GGTTGAAGAAtggaaacctatgatgaagagACTTGTCAGTTTTTCAAGCATTCGTCGATCCAAGCGTTGCTTTGTCCCCAATTTATGGGAAAGAAACACAATGTGGCAAAATAATAGGTTCTTGTTTTTATTATCtttctaa